One part of the Vicugna pacos chromosome 20, VicPac4, whole genome shotgun sequence genome encodes these proteins:
- the LOC140687756 gene encoding putative olfactory receptor 2B8 — MERANDSTFSGFILLGFSNRPHLETALFVVILIIYCLSFVGNGTIILLSIVDAHLHTPMYCFLSNLSFMDLCLTTCTVPQTLANFKGKDKTITYGGCVTQLFIALGLGGVECVLLSVMAYDRYAAVCRPLHYMVIMHPQLCLQLVVTAWLTGFGNSIVHTALTMTLPFCGKNQVDHFFCEVPVMLKLACTNTSINEAELFAVSVFFLVVPLSLILVSYGHITCAVLKIKSAQGRRKAFGTCGSHLMVVIIFFGTLISMYLQPPSSYSQDVNKSIALFYTLVTPLLNPLIYTLRNKEVKGALRRLVRRNRDLRQS, encoded by the coding sequence ATGGAAAGAGCTAATGACAGCACCTTCTCTGGATTCATTCTCCTGGGCTTCTCCAATCGGCCTCACCTGGAAACAGCTCTCTTTGTGGTCATCCTGATTATCTACTGTTTGAGCTTTGTAGGCAATGGCACCATTATACTTTTGTCAATTGTGGATGCTCACCTCCATACCCCTATGTATTGCTTCCTCTCCAATCTCTCTTTTATGGATCTTTGTTTGACTACTTGCACTGTCCCTCAGACACTGGCCAACTTTAAGGGGAAGGACAAGACCATCACTTATGGTGGTTGTGTGACCCAGCTCTTCATCGCCTTGGGACTTGGGGGAGTCGAGTGTGTCCTCCTGTCTgtcatggcctatgaccgctatgcAGCTGTGTGCCGCCCGCTCCACTACATGGTGATCATGCATCCTCAGCTTTGCTTGCAGCTGGTTGTAACCGCTTGGCTCACAGGCTTTGGCAATTCTATAGTACACACAGCATTGACCATGACTCTTCCCTTCTGTGGTAAAAACCAAGTGGACCATTTCTTCTGTGAAGTTCCAGTGATGCTGAAACTGGCCTGCACCAACACCTCCATCAACGAGGCTGAACTCTTTGCTGTCAGTGTCTTCTTCTTGGTGGTGCCCCTGTCACTCATCTTAGTATCCTACGGTCACATTACCTGCGCAGTCCTGAAAATAAAGTCCGcacaggggaggaggaaggcttTTGGAACCTGTGGTTCTCACTTAATGGTAGTGATTATTTTCTTTGGGACACTCATCTCCATGTACCTCCAGCCTCCATCCAGTTATTCCCAGGATGTGAACAAAAGCATTGCACTGTTCTATACTCTGGTGACTCCCCTGCTGAATCCCCTGATTTACACTTTGAGGAACAAGGAAGTCAAAGGGGCACTAAGGAGACTAGTGAGAAGAAACAGAGACTTGAGACAGAGTTAA